The Halosolutus gelatinilyticus nucleotide sequence TTCGATCGCCACGAGCGATATCGTCGACGTCCTCCGCGAGACCGATCCCGATCACGTCGAGGCGATCGTCGAACTCGGTCTGAAGCGATCGGACGCGCTCGCGTTTCGCCTCTCGCAGGTGTCGGCGAAGTTCGGCGCGCTCAAGCGTTGGCAGGGGTCGGGTCGGCTCTCGAACTCCCGGCTGCTTTCGGCGCTGGAGGACACGCCGATGTACCGGGAAGCGATCCGCGAGGTGTTCCACGAGGACTTAGACGTCGAGGGCGCCCGACGGGTTTTGCACAGCGTCCAGGGAGGCGAGCTGGAACTGGTGACCGAACGCGGCCGGACACCGATCGGGCGGGGCGGCCGGTCGTCGGGCAAGGAACTGCTCGCGCCGGAGAACGCCGACGCGAGCGTCATCCAGACGGTTCGCGAGCGCATTCGGAACGATCGGGTCATCCTGCTCTGTACCCACTGCAAGGAGTGGAAGGTGAAGACGAAGGTCAAGCGCGTCCCCGACCAGCCGAAGTGCCCCGAGTGCGGGTCGACGCGGATCGCCTCGCTGAACCCGTGGGCCGACGAGGTGGTGCAGGCGGTCCGGGCCGAGGAGAAAGACGAGGAGCAAGAGCGGATGACCGAACGCGCGTTCCGCGCCGCGAGCCTCGTCCAGAGCCACGGCAAACAGGCCGTGATCGCGATGGCCGCCCGCGGCGTCGGGCCGCACAACGCCGCGCGGATCATCAGCAAACTCCGTGAGAACGAGGATGACTTCTACCGAGACATCCTCTCCACGGAGCGCGAGTACGCACGCACGCAGTCGTTCTGGGACTGACGATTGCCGAACTCGGTATCCGTAACGGCCATACGACTCCTGCCCGATGCATCGAGTATGAACTTCGCGCCGGGGGCCTGGAAGTACGCCGTCGTCCCCCTGCTCGTCGCGCCCTTCGCGCTGATCATCAGCGCCACCGCCGGGCTCGTCACGGCCGCGATCGGCGTCGCCGCGCTCGCCTTCTTCCGCGACCCCGATCGGACGCCGCCGCCGACGGGCGTCGTCGCGCCCTGCGACGGAAACGTTTCCGTCATCCGCGAGGAAGGCGATCGGGTCCGCCTGGGGATCTTCATGAACGTCTGGCACGTCCACGTCGTCCGCGCGCCGGTCGACGCGACCGTGACCGACGTCGAGCACGTGTCCGGGGCGAACAAGCCCGCGTTTTCGAAGGAGTCCGATCGGAACGAGCGGGTCCACGTTCGCGTCGTGACCGAGGACGGCGAGCTTCCGTCCGGTGACGGCTCGAGCGACGAGGGCGCCCTCGCCGACGAAGGCGGCCTCGTCGGGGACGGGCCGGCCGGCGACGATCGCCCCCTCGACGGGGAGTCGACCCCGGCCGACGCCGCGGTCCCGCCCAACGACGCCACGATCACGCTGATCGCCGGCGCCTTCGCCCGGCGCATCCACCCCTACGTCGAGGCTGACGAGCGGCTCGATCGCGGTCAGCGCCTCGGTCACATCGCCTTCGGAAGCCGCGTCGACGTGCTCTTCCCGCCGCCGATCGAAATCGACGACCTCGCCGTCGAGCTCGGCGACTCGACGACGGCCGGCGAGACGGTCGTGCTGGAGGCGGCGGACTCGGCGCTCGAGGTCGATCTCGGCGTCGAGGAACCGGGACGCGACGCGGAGTCCGATAGCAGCGACGCGGCGTAGGGGCGCCCCGTCCCCGAATCCGTCGACCGGGGCCGCACGCTCGCCGGTCTCGTCGCGGCCGTCGCACCACCTCGACGCGCGGATCTCGAATCGCACAGCGCTGTCAACCCGCTCCGTAAAGGCACCGGGCCTGCTCGTTACGTCACCCCGCCGAAGATATTGTGTCAGAAGCGATAGTATCGTGGCGGTACTCGCGAAGTCGACGGTCAGTGAGGGTGGCCACTGAAACGTACGATCACGGCTGCAGTGCGCGGTTATCGGGGATTCACGAGGGCATGCTCTGCCACTGTCTGTCACTAGTACTTACTAGTAATAATTCCTTCACATGGATCGATTTATTAGCGCGAGCGTCTACGTTGTAATAGTTCGCGATGAAGTCTCCGGACGAGAGCGGCCGGCACGCGTTCGAATTTCGTCGCCAGCTGGGCGTGATACACGCGAGAGCGGTCCAACTCGAGGACGAATCGCTCGGACCGCTTACGCCGGACCAACGAGACGCAGTCGAGGAGATCGTCGAGGCGACTCTGAAGTTGACCGCGGAGACGGCGCAGTCGCTGGAAACTGGCGACGAGGGACGATCGACTCCCGGCGACGAGGTGGCCGTCGACGAATCGACCGCGTCGCTCGAGCCGTCGACGCCGCCGGACTCGATCGTGCTCGCGATCGGCGACGACGAGGAGTTCGTGGCGGCGCTCGAGGCGCAGTTCGAACGCGCCGGTTACGTGGTGCGCGGAGCGAGCGACGACGACGACCTCCGCGCGGCGCTCGACCGGTCGCGCCCCCAGCACCTCATCCTGGACTGTCGGTTTCCGTCGGGTCGGTCGCTCGAGGGGCTCGAACGGACGCTCGACGACCTCGACGACGACACGTCGGTGACGCTCGTGTCGACGGTCGCCGGCGACCACCCGGGCCCGTTGCAGGGGATCGCGGGCGTCCTCGCGGCGACCGTCGCCCCGGACGCCCTCGAGCGCCTCTTCGAGAACCGATTCGGACTGCCGATCAACCCCTCGGCTTCCGATCCGACCGCGATTGCGGTTGTCGGCGACGTCGACGATCGGCTGCTCGAGACCCTCGACGAACTCGACCGCCGAGTTACGCGAGACACGGTTTCGACCGAGGAGCTCGATGCGGTCGAGCCGAGCGACGTCGACTGCGTCTTCCTGTCCGAAGCGGCGATCGACGCCGTCGAGGAATCGACGCTGGCCACTCTTCGGTCGCCGATCGAGGAGGAAGCCGTACCGCTCGTTGCGATCGGGCCGACGCCGACCGACGGCGAGTGGGTTCCGATCACCGGTCGACAGACGTTCGCACAGACGCCCATAACGGCTGCCGAACTCGCGGCAACGGTGCTCGCCGCGATCGAGCCATCGCCATCAGAACGCCAATGACACGTCGAGTCCTGATCGCCGAAGACGACGCGCCGATCCTGGAAATACTCCGGTACAAGCTCGATACCGAGGGCTTCGACGTCGTGGCCGCCGAAGACGGCGACGAGTGCTGGGAGCACCTCCAGTCGACCGACGAGCCTCCCGAGGCGCTCTTGCTCGACATCATGATGCCGGGACTGGACGGGTTCACGGTTCTCAAGCGGCTTCGCAACGACGAGCGGTACGCCGACATCGTGGTGATCATGGTTACGGGCCGCGGCCTCGAGGAGGACGTCCTCCGCGGATTCGAACTCGGGGCCGACGATTACGTGATGAAACCGTTCAACCCGTCGGAGATCGTCGTCCGCCTCGAACGCCTGCTTCGATAATGGTCGGGCTACCTGAGATCGGACTGTTCGAGGTGTTCGTCGCGATCGTCGCCGTCTGTCTGTTCGCCGGCGCGATCACGGTGTCGC carries:
- a CDS encoding protein sorting system archaetidylserine decarboxylase → MNFAPGAWKYAVVPLLVAPFALIISATAGLVTAAIGVAALAFFRDPDRTPPPTGVVAPCDGNVSVIREEGDRVRLGIFMNVWHVHVVRAPVDATVTDVEHVSGANKPAFSKESDRNERVHVRVVTEDGELPSGDGSSDEGALADEGGLVGDGPAGDDRPLDGESTPADAAVPPNDATITLIAGAFARRIHPYVEADERLDRGQRLGHIAFGSRVDVLFPPPIEIDDLAVELGDSTTAGETVVLEAADSALEVDLGVEEPGRDAESDSSDAA
- a CDS encoding response regulator yields the protein MTRRVLIAEDDAPILEILRYKLDTEGFDVVAAEDGDECWEHLQSTDEPPEALLLDIMMPGLDGFTVLKRLRNDERYADIVVIMVTGRGLEEDVLRGFELGADDYVMKPFNPSEIVVRLERLLR